A portion of the Oscillospiraceae bacterium genome contains these proteins:
- the gluQRS gene encoding tRNA glutamyl-Q(34) synthetase GluQRS, with amino-acid sequence MEAGPVSGAVVGRFAPSPSGRLHLGNLACSLLAWLSAKSQGGRIVLRIEDLDAERCPRIYADLLEQDLAWLGLVWDEGGSTGGPHGPYYQSECADIYTGQYKKLEAQGLVYPCFCSRAQLHAASAPHTSDGNVIYPGTCRDLTAAQIAEKRKKKAPAYRVRVPDEEITFLDGCMGPHTENLLRDCGDFYLRRADGVFAYQLAVVVDDARMGVTEVVRGSDLLSSTARQLYLYRLLGLQAPTFAHCPLLLAPDGRRLSKRDGDQSLENLREKYTAQEIVGKLAYAYGLQPEPAPCTPESLIPGFSWAKVPKQDVCLPEGLF; translated from the coding sequence GTGGAAGCTGGGCCTGTGAGCGGGGCTGTGGTCGGGCGCTTTGCGCCCAGCCCCAGCGGGCGGCTGCATCTGGGCAATCTGGCCTGCAGCCTGCTGGCCTGGCTCAGTGCCAAAAGCCAGGGCGGCCGCATCGTGCTGCGCATCGAGGATCTGGACGCCGAGCGCTGCCCGCGCATTTACGCGGACCTGCTGGAGCAGGACCTTGCATGGCTGGGTCTTGTGTGGGACGAGGGCGGCAGCACCGGCGGCCCCCACGGGCCTTACTACCAGAGCGAATGCGCGGACATTTACACCGGGCAGTACAAAAAGCTGGAAGCGCAGGGCCTTGTGTACCCCTGCTTCTGTTCCCGCGCCCAGCTGCACGCGGCCAGTGCGCCCCACACCTCGGACGGCAACGTCATCTATCCCGGCACCTGCCGGGACCTGACCGCCGCCCAGATCGCCGAAAAGCGCAAAAAGAAGGCCCCGGCCTACCGGGTGCGGGTGCCGGACGAGGAGATCACCTTTTTGGACGGCTGCATGGGCCCCCACACGGAGAACTTGCTGCGGGACTGCGGCGACTTTTACCTGCGCCGGGCGGACGGCGTGTTCGCCTATCAGCTGGCCGTGGTGGTGGACGATGCCCGCATGGGGGTCACCGAGGTGGTGCGCGGGTCGGATCTGCTGTCCTCCACGGCGCGGCAGCTGTACCTGTACCGTCTGCTGGGCCTGCAGGCTCCAACCTTTGCCCACTGCCCGCTGCTGCTGGCCCCGGACGGGCGGCGGCTGTCCAAGCGGGACGGGGACCAGAGCCTGGAGAACCTGCGGGAAAAATACACCGCGCAGGAGATCGTGGGCAAGCTGGCCTATGCCTACGGCCTGCAGCCGGAACCGGCGCCCTGCACGCCGGAAAGCCTCATCCCAGGTTTTTCCTGGGCAAAGGTGCCAAAGCAGGACGTCTGCCTGCCAGAGGGGCTGTTCTGA
- a CDS encoding PTS transporter subunit EIIC: protein MKEKVMNGLEKFSKAMLSPLSYISAAGLILVLGALLTSTSLSSMIPVLQWTPLKLLGQLIYNCIMVIINNLSLMFCVGIAAALAKKNKQQAAIIGLMSYFMYLTAGNVTLTQLGMLAEADPMVGLYGTGQSTVFGIQTVDMGVFGGILLGLVCGWVYNRTCEKQFKGIITQIYSGNRWSFTCMVVFSILFGFGSCFFWPPVQNVISALTDLIATSGNFGLFLYGFLERFLIPTGLHHLIYTPFQFSALGNSLTVGDATYTGSYIVMMMEYSMGLPFSDGIVWMYTGFTKTFGYFGIVAAFIFCARKENRKKTAAVLVPLAFTASLASITEPLDFMFCFTAPILWVAHACISGLFIVLLHTFHVTGFTTNLLGSVLMNLSAGADKTNYPILYLLALCQIAVYFVVFTLLIKAFNIHTPGREEVSTETAGSAAPAKKASVKNAAEVQCVIDGLGGKENILSVDNCFTRLRVNIKDPAKLNEESINQLPNSGIVKKGTDIQIVYGLQVADIKRAVEAQLENQ from the coding sequence ATGAAAGAAAAAGTCATGAATGGCTTGGAAAAGTTCTCCAAAGCCATGCTCTCACCGCTGTCGTATATCTCGGCAGCAGGCCTGATCCTTGTGCTGGGCGCATTGCTTACCAGCACAAGCCTTAGCTCGATGATCCCTGTTCTGCAGTGGACCCCCCTCAAGCTGCTGGGACAGCTGATCTACAACTGCATCATGGTCATCATCAACAACCTCAGCCTGATGTTCTGCGTGGGCATCGCAGCGGCGCTTGCCAAAAAGAACAAGCAGCAGGCTGCCATCATCGGCCTGATGAGCTACTTTATGTACCTGACCGCCGGCAACGTCACGCTGACCCAGCTGGGCATGCTGGCCGAGGCTGATCCTATGGTGGGTCTGTACGGCACCGGTCAGTCCACCGTGTTCGGCATCCAGACGGTGGATATGGGCGTGTTCGGCGGCATCCTGCTGGGTCTGGTCTGCGGCTGGGTGTACAACCGCACCTGTGAAAAGCAGTTCAAGGGCATCATCACCCAGATCTACTCCGGCAACCGCTGGTCCTTTACCTGCATGGTGGTCTTTTCCATCCTGTTCGGCTTTGGTTCCTGCTTCTTCTGGCCGCCGGTGCAGAACGTCATCAGCGCACTGACCGATCTGATCGCCACCTCCGGCAACTTCGGCCTGTTCCTGTACGGCTTTTTGGAGCGCTTCCTCATCCCCACCGGCCTGCACCACCTCATCTACACCCCCTTCCAGTTCTCTGCACTGGGCAACAGCCTGACCGTGGGCGATGCCACCTACACCGGCTCCTATATCGTAATGATGATGGAGTACAGCATGGGTCTGCCCTTCTCGGACGGCATTGTGTGGATGTACACCGGCTTTACCAAGACCTTCGGCTACTTTGGCATCGTGGCGGCCTTCATCTTCTGTGCCCGCAAGGAGAACCGCAAAAAGACCGCTGCCGTTCTGGTGCCGCTGGCCTTTACCGCCTCTCTGGCTTCCATCACCGAGCCGCTGGACTTCATGTTCTGCTTCACTGCCCCCATCCTGTGGGTGGCGCACGCCTGCATCTCCGGTCTGTTCATCGTGCTGCTGCACACCTTCCATGTCACCGGCTTTACCACCAACCTCCTTGGCTCGGTGCTGATGAACCTTTCTGCCGGTGCAGATAAAACCAACTATCCCATCCTGTACCTGCTGGCGCTGTGCCAGATCGCGGTGTACTTTGTGGTGTTCACCCTGCTGATCAAGGCCTTTAACATCCACACCCCCGGCCGGGAAGAGGTGAGCACCGAGACCGCGGGGAGCGCAGCACCCGCCAAAAAGGCAAGCGTGAAGAACGCTGCCGAGGTGCAGTGCGTCATTGATGGTCTGGGCGGCAAGGAGAACATCCTGTCGGTGGACAACTGCTTCACCCGCCTGCGGGTAAACATCAAGGACCCCGCAAAGCTCAACGAGGAAAGCATCAACCAGCTGCCGAACAGCGGCATCGTGAAAAAGGGAACCGATATCCAGATCGTTTACGGTCTGCAGGTAGCCGATATCAAGCGTGCCGTGGAGGCACAGCTGGAAAACCAGTAA
- a CDS encoding TrkA family potassium uptake protein, translated as MNILVIGCDQVGASLIRDLERIGHDISLIERDPEQLKRLDAFDDYRFGGTALVGDPTDPDVLRRGGVENCDAVAAVSEDDSVNLMAAQIAKSIFRREKVICRVSDPHLQVLYHKAYELETICPTVLTEQAVFRALAK; from the coding sequence ATGAACATTCTGGTGATCGGCTGCGACCAGGTGGGCGCGTCCCTGATCCGCGACCTGGAGCGCATCGGCCACGACATTTCCCTGATCGAGCGGGACCCCGAACAGCTCAAGCGTCTGGACGCCTTTGATGACTACCGCTTTGGCGGCACCGCTCTGGTGGGCGACCCCACCGACCCGGACGTGCTGCGTCGGGGCGGCGTGGAGAACTGCGACGCCGTGGCCGCCGTGAGCGAGGACGACTCGGTGAACCTGATGGCCGCGCAGATTGCCAAGAGCATCTTCCGGCGCGAGAAGGTCATCTGCCGGGTATCCGACCCGCACTTACAGGTGCTGTACCACAAGGCCTACGAGCTGGAGACCATCTGCCCCACGGTGCTCACCGAGCAGGCCGTGTTCCGGGCACTGGCCAAGTAA
- a CDS encoding phosphatase PAP2 family protein has product MKRNWFARHPIGFMALYLLLYLSAFNFLETQISMPRVLLVHCRLDDLIPFCKYAILPYFAWFAWIPFTLFYLLWKAPREDFWRLCLPLFGGMTIALACYVILPTGLDLRPYYVPGTDLFARAVRMLYRTDTPTNVCPSIHVFNSMTLMLAYHRCRLFEEPRRRWMRPAADVLCFSIVCSTMLLKQHSCIDVALGALLALVLDALFNRAAEHSEQPQIWHA; this is encoded by the coding sequence ATGAAACGCAACTGGTTTGCGCGCCACCCCATCGGGTTCATGGCGCTGTATCTTCTGCTGTATCTGTCCGCTTTCAACTTTCTGGAGACGCAGATCTCCATGCCCCGTGTCCTGCTGGTGCACTGTCGGCTGGACGATCTGATCCCCTTCTGCAAATACGCCATCCTGCCCTACTTTGCATGGTTCGCATGGATCCCCTTCACCCTGTTCTACCTGCTGTGGAAGGCCCCGCGCGAGGACTTCTGGCGGCTGTGCCTGCCGCTGTTCGGCGGTATGACCATCGCACTGGCCTGCTATGTGATCCTGCCCACCGGGCTGGACCTGCGCCCCTACTATGTGCCGGGCACCGATCTTTTTGCCCGTGCCGTTCGGATGCTGTACCGCACCGACACCCCCACCAACGTGTGCCCGTCCATCCATGTGTTCAACTCGATGACCCTGATGCTGGCCTACCACCGCTGCCGCCTGTTTGAGGAGCCCCGCCGCCGCTGGATGCGTCCGGCTGCCGATGTGCTGTGCTTCTCCATCGTGTGTTCCACCATGCTGCTCAAGCAGCACAGCTGCATCGACGTGGCGCTGGGTGCCCTGCTGGCACTGGTGCTGGATGCCCTGTTCAACCGCGCCGCCGAGCACAGCGAACAGCCGCAGATCTGGCACGCTTAA
- a CDS encoding PRD domain-containing protein produces the protein MQAVKVFNNNAVSVVMPDGREAILVGNGLGFGRRPGDVIDKSRVSKVYYVQNELQTKFLKMLDNVTPQVMQAAERISLAAEEQGILLSSKSTISLVDHISFALERVEKGTFLPNLMLSETRMLYPKEYAVGQRALELVRQFCGVQLPEDEAGYIALHLVAGAADGALAYDTVKFVMAVKEIICDTYHCTFEEESLETIRLTVHLKFLAARILRHTPWQDAGLESMYTVLLQRDSRNEVCLQRINAYLRQEFDYELDHQEQVYLLIHLTKIV, from the coding sequence ATGCAGGCTGTAAAGGTATTCAATAACAATGCGGTGTCGGTGGTCATGCCGGACGGCAGGGAAGCCATTCTCGTGGGCAACGGGCTTGGGTTTGGCCGCCGCCCGGGGGACGTGATCGACAAAAGCCGCGTTTCCAAGGTGTACTATGTGCAGAATGAATTGCAGACCAAGTTCCTCAAGATGCTGGATAACGTTACCCCGCAGGTGATGCAGGCCGCCGAGCGCATCTCGCTGGCGGCAGAAGAGCAGGGCATCCTGCTCAGCAGCAAAAGCACCATCTCGCTGGTGGATCACATCAGCTTTGCGCTGGAACGTGTGGAAAAGGGCACCTTTCTGCCCAACCTCATGCTCTCGGAGACCCGAATGCTGTACCCGAAGGAGTACGCGGTGGGGCAAAGGGCACTGGAGCTTGTCCGGCAGTTCTGCGGCGTACAGCTGCCGGAGGACGAAGCGGGCTACATTGCCCTGCATCTGGTAGCCGGTGCGGCGGACGGTGCGCTGGCTTATGATACCGTAAAATTCGTCATGGCGGTCAAGGAGATCATCTGCGATACCTATCATTGTACCTTTGAGGAAGAGAGCCTCGAGACCATCCGCCTGACCGTGCACCTCAAGTTTCTGGCGGCGCGCATCCTGCGGCACACCCCGTGGCAGGACGCCGGGCTGGAATCCATGTACACGGTGCTTTTGCAGCGCGACAGCCGCAACGAGGTGTGCTTACAGCGCATCAATGCCTATCTGCGTCAGGAATTTGATTACGAGCTGGATCATCAGGAGCAGGTCTATCTGCTCATCCACCTGACCAAGATCGTCTGA
- a CDS encoding M18 family aminopeptidase, whose product MQNKAFSMEDLFAFLNAGVSAFHSTAAAAAILEAEGYRNCPESAAWHLVPGGKYYTTRNGSAILAWRMPKGPLTGWHAAASHSDSPTWRIKTLDGADHGFARAEVEGYGGMLMSTWFDRPLSVAGRLLVRTADGVESRLVHPERALACIPNLCIHFNREANTGLNYNPQVDLQPIFGAEGGSLKDTLAAEAGVKAEDILATDLVLCITEKAQRVGLQGEYFMSGRIDDLECAYATLYGFLQGRGEEAGRGDIWVMFDNEEVGSSSRQGAQGSLMSDVLARIEESLGVTKEQSIRARTNCLLLSADNGHAIHPNHPEKSDQKLPVNMGGGVILKYNARQTYTTSGLTGAAFTAICEKAGVPVQTFANRADVAGGSTLGNLLGRQILMPMVDIGVGQLAMHSAMETASCKDAEYLANACAAYYNTPIFQPEDGQWKLGL is encoded by the coding sequence ATGCAAAACAAAGCATTTTCCATGGAAGATCTGTTTGCGTTTCTGAACGCCGGTGTCAGCGCGTTCCACTCTACGGCGGCCGCCGCGGCCATTCTGGAAGCCGAGGGCTACCGGAACTGCCCGGAGAGCGCGGCATGGCACCTTGTGCCCGGCGGCAAATACTACACCACCCGCAACGGCTCGGCCATTCTGGCCTGGCGGATGCCCAAAGGCCCGCTCACCGGCTGGCACGCCGCGGCCAGCCACAGCGACTCGCCCACCTGGCGCATCAAGACGCTGGACGGGGCCGACCACGGCTTTGCCCGCGCCGAGGTGGAGGGCTATGGCGGCATGCTGATGTCCACCTGGTTTGACCGGCCCCTGAGCGTGGCAGGCCGCCTGCTGGTGCGCACCGCCGACGGCGTGGAGAGCCGTCTGGTGCACCCGGAGCGGGCACTGGCCTGCATCCCGAACCTGTGCATCCACTTCAACCGGGAGGCCAACACCGGCCTGAACTACAACCCCCAGGTGGACCTGCAGCCCATCTTCGGGGCCGAGGGCGGCAGCCTGAAGGACACCCTTGCCGCCGAAGCCGGGGTGAAGGCGGAGGATATCCTGGCCACCGACCTGGTGCTCTGCATCACCGAAAAGGCCCAGCGTGTGGGCCTGCAGGGCGAATATTTCATGTCCGGCCGCATCGACGACCTGGAATGTGCCTATGCCACCCTGTATGGTTTCCTGCAGGGGCGCGGTGAGGAAGCGGGCCGCGGCGACATCTGGGTGATGTTCGACAACGAGGAAGTGGGCTCTTCCAGCCGGCAGGGCGCACAGGGCAGCCTGATGAGCGATGTGCTGGCCCGCATTGAGGAGAGCCTTGGTGTGACGAAGGAACAGAGCATCCGCGCTCGCACCAACTGCCTGCTGCTCAGCGCCGACAACGGCCACGCCATCCATCCCAACCACCCGGAAAAGAGCGACCAGAAGCTGCCGGTGAACATGGGCGGCGGCGTCATCCTCAAGTACAATGCCCGCCAGACTTACACCACCAGCGGCCTGACCGGTGCCGCCTTTACCGCCATCTGCGAAAAGGCCGGGGTGCCGGTGCAGACCTTTGCCAACCGTGCCGATGTGGCGGGCGGCAGCACCCTGGGCAACCTGCTGGGCCGCCAGATCCTGATGCCCATGGTGGATATTGGCGTGGGCCAGCTGGCCATGCACTCGGCGATGGAAACGGCCAGCTGCAAGGATGCGGAATATCTGGCCAATGCCTGCGCTGCCTACTACAACACCCCCATCTTCCAGCCGGAGGACGGGCAGTGGAAGCTGGGCCTGTGA
- a CDS encoding undecaprenyl-diphosphate phosphatase yields the protein MGIVEGITEWLPISSTGHMILLEQIVRFNASEEFMSMFRVVIQLGAILAVVVLFWGKLWPFGLRQGRVISKPSVWNLWFKVVAATLPVLVISPLDDWMEAHFYNYITVAAMLILYGVLFLVVENRRATPHVMRLEQITYRDALLIGVWQCLAIIPGTSRSGATIVGGLLLGLSRACVAEFTFYLAIPVMAGASLLKVLKFALSGAAMTGTEIAVLVVGCVVAFAVSMGAIRFLMDYVKRHNFKFFGVYRIVLGLIVLAVAAITALA from the coding sequence ATGGGCATCGTGGAGGGCATCACCGAGTGGCTGCCCATCTCGTCCACGGGCCATATGATCCTGCTGGAGCAGATCGTCAGGTTCAACGCCAGCGAAGAGTTCATGTCCATGTTCCGGGTGGTCATCCAGCTGGGTGCCATTCTGGCCGTGGTGGTGCTGTTCTGGGGCAAGCTGTGGCCCTTTGGTCTGCGGCAGGGCCGTGTGATCTCCAAGCCCAGTGTCTGGAACCTGTGGTTCAAGGTGGTGGCCGCCACCCTGCCGGTGCTGGTCATCAGCCCGCTGGACGACTGGATGGAGGCGCACTTCTACAATTACATCACGGTGGCCGCCATGCTCATCCTGTACGGTGTGCTGTTCCTGGTGGTGGAGAACCGCCGCGCCACGCCCCATGTGATGCGTCTGGAGCAGATCACCTACCGGGATGCCCTGCTCATCGGCGTGTGGCAGTGCCTGGCCATCATCCCCGGCACCTCCCGCTCCGGTGCCACCATCGTGGGCGGCCTGCTGCTGGGCCTGTCCCGCGCCTGTGTCGCAGAGTTCACCTTCTATCTGGCCATCCCGGTCATGGCAGGTGCCTCGCTGCTCAAGGTGCTCAAGTTCGCGCTTTCGGGCGCTGCCATGACCGGCACCGAGATCGCCGTGCTGGTGGTGGGCTGCGTGGTGGCCTTTGCGGTGAGCATGGGTGCCATCCGCTTCCTGATGGACTACGTCAAGCGGCACAACTTCAAGTTTTTTGGCGTGTACCGCATTGTGCTGGGCCTTATCGTGCTGGCAGTCGCGGCCATCACTGCCCTTGCCTGA
- a CDS encoding MATE family efflux transporter, giving the protein MTSTQKPTNPLFTRQALVALLLPLIAEQALSVTIGLADTLMVSSVGEAAVSGVSLVDSFNTLMIQVMSALATGGAVVTSQYIGHREPKNAKAAAAQILFVLASFSLVVAAVVVVGRHAILRGIFGSIDADVMRYAETYFLLSALSYPFIGLYNAGAALFRAQGNSKISMLSSLVMNVINIGGNAVLIFGFGMGVMGAALASLVSRAVACVVVLYLLQKPACPLRVDGLRALAPDGGLIRRILRVGIPAGIENGMFQIGKLSVSSLTSTLGTAAIAANAVANTTTTFLNIPANAVGMAALTVVGQCLGAGEKEQAVYYSRRLLLTAYCGAWVMNLSAFLFANRFAISLFNLSPEAQTMALQVMVWFNFVSLFFWPSSFTLPNILRAAGDARFTMAVSILSMWVFRVGFCYVMVLGFHGRLLSIWMGMFLDWVFRSLCFFVRFARGRWMEQSVI; this is encoded by the coding sequence ATGACAAGCACCCAAAAACCAACCAACCCGCTTTTTACCCGGCAGGCGCTGGTGGCACTGCTGCTGCCGCTCATCGCCGAGCAGGCCCTGAGCGTGACCATCGGCCTGGCCGACACCCTGATGGTGTCCTCGGTGGGCGAGGCCGCCGTGTCCGGCGTGAGCCTGGTAGACAGCTTCAACACCCTGATGATCCAGGTGATGAGCGCCCTTGCCACCGGCGGTGCCGTGGTCACCAGTCAGTACATCGGCCACCGGGAGCCCAAAAACGCCAAGGCCGCCGCCGCACAGATCCTGTTTGTGCTGGCCAGCTTCAGTCTGGTGGTGGCCGCCGTGGTCGTAGTGGGCCGCCACGCCATCCTGCGGGGCATCTTCGGCTCCATTGACGCCGACGTGATGCGCTACGCTGAGACTTACTTCCTGCTCTCGGCGCTGAGCTACCCCTTCATCGGCCTGTACAACGCCGGTGCGGCGCTGTTCCGGGCGCAGGGCAACAGCAAGATCAGCATGCTGTCCAGCCTGGTGATGAACGTGATCAACATCGGCGGCAACGCGGTGCTGATCTTCGGCTTCGGCATGGGGGTCATGGGCGCGGCGCTGGCCAGTCTGGTGTCCCGTGCCGTGGCCTGCGTGGTGGTGCTGTACCTGCTGCAGAAGCCCGCCTGCCCCCTGCGGGTGGACGGCCTGCGGGCCCTTGCACCGGACGGCGGCCTCATCCGCCGCATCCTGCGGGTGGGCATCCCCGCCGGCATCGAGAACGGCATGTTCCAGATCGGCAAGCTGTCGGTGTCCAGCCTGACCTCTACGCTGGGCACGGCCGCCATTGCGGCCAACGCCGTGGCCAACACCACCACCACCTTTTTGAACATCCCGGCCAACGCCGTGGGCATGGCCGCCCTGACCGTGGTGGGCCAGTGCCTTGGTGCCGGGGAGAAGGAGCAGGCCGTGTACTACTCCCGCCGCCTGCTGCTCACCGCCTACTGCGGTGCCTGGGTCATGAACCTTTCTGCCTTCCTGTTTGCCAACCGGTTCGCCATTTCCCTGTTCAACCTCTCGCCGGAGGCACAGACCATGGCCCTGCAGGTGATGGTGTGGTTCAACTTTGTGTCCCTGTTCTTCTGGCCGTCCAGCTTCACCCTGCCCAACATCCTGCGCGCCGCCGGCGACGCCCGGTTTACCATGGCCGTGAGCATCCTTTCCATGTGGGTGTTCCGGGTGGGCTTCTGCTATGTGATGGTGCTGGGCTTCCACGGCCGTCTGCTCTCCATCTGGATGGGCATGTTCCTGGACTGGGTGTTCCGCTCGCTGTGCTTCTTCGTGCGCTTTGCACGAGGCCGGTGGATGGAACAGAGCGTCATCTGA
- a CDS encoding DUF362 domain-containing protein, producing MEASNVYYTDFRCPVGTSLLEKLRRLCIAAGIKDIDMDGKFVAIKMHFGELGNLAFLRPNYAKVVADLCKEQGGMPFLTDCNTLYPGSRKNALEHLTCAQLNGFWPMTTGCQVLIADGLRGTDEVEVPVPGGEYCKTAKIGRAIMDADVFISLTHFKGHESTGFGGAIKNIGMGCGSRAGKMEQHAAGKPAVQESLCRGCHRCAKECGSDAITYNQQNKAVIDYDKCKGCGRCIGACSFDAVYSPNECANEELDRKMAEYAAAVCHDRPCFHVALVQDISPNCDCHGENDAPILPDIGMFASFDPVALDQACADACLAAAPLPNSQLSGNLAKPGWNCYHDNFKDSNPNIEWKATLEQAEKIGMGTRQYVLKKV from the coding sequence ATGGAAGCATCCAACGTTTATTATACCGATTTCCGCTGTCCCGTGGGCACCAGCCTGCTGGAAAAGCTCCGCCGTCTGTGCATCGCCGCCGGCATCAAGGACATTGACATGGACGGCAAGTTCGTGGCCATCAAAATGCATTTTGGTGAGCTGGGCAACCTGGCCTTTCTGCGGCCCAACTACGCCAAGGTGGTGGCAGACCTGTGCAAGGAGCAGGGCGGTATGCCCTTTTTGACCGACTGCAACACCCTGTACCCCGGCAGCCGCAAAAATGCCCTGGAGCACCTGACCTGCGCCCAGCTCAACGGCTTCTGGCCCATGACTACCGGCTGTCAGGTGCTCATCGCCGACGGCCTGCGCGGCACCGATGAGGTGGAGGTGCCGGTGCCGGGCGGCGAATACTGCAAGACCGCCAAGATCGGCCGGGCCATCATGGACGCGGATGTGTTCATCAGCCTGACCCACTTCAAGGGCCACGAGTCCACCGGCTTTGGGGGAGCCATCAAGAACATCGGCATGGGCTGCGGCTCCCGGGCCGGCAAGATGGAGCAGCACGCCGCCGGCAAGCCTGCCGTGCAGGAGAGCCTGTGCCGGGGCTGCCACCGCTGCGCCAAGGAGTGCGGCTCCGACGCCATTACCTACAACCAGCAGAACAAGGCTGTCATCGACTACGACAAGTGCAAGGGCTGCGGCCGCTGCATCGGTGCCTGCAGCTTTGACGCCGTGTATTCCCCCAACGAATGCGCCAACGAGGAGCTGGACCGGAAGATGGCCGAGTACGCCGCTGCGGTCTGCCATGACCGCCCCTGCTTCCATGTGGCACTGGTGCAGGACATCAGCCCAAACTGTGACTGCCACGGGGAGAACGACGCCCCCATCCTGCCGGATATCGGGATGTTTGCCTCCTTTGACCCGGTGGCCCTGGACCAGGCCTGCGCCGACGCCTGCCTGGCAGCAGCCCCCCTGCCCAACAGCCAGCTCAGCGGCAACCTGGCAAAGCCCGGCTGGAACTGCTACCACGACAACTTCAAGGACTCGAACCCCAACATCGAGTGGAAGGCCACGCTGGAGCAGGCCGAGAAGATCGGCATGGGCACCCGCCAGTATGTGCTGAAAAAGGTATAA
- a CDS encoding 6-phospho-alpha-glucosidase — MVITIAGGGSTFTAGIVKSIALRREELEVDEIRLFDINKERQDKVAVVVDWVLHKELNTDIKLVVTTDVQQAYTDTSFVFAQMRVGGYAMREQDEKIPLRHGCVGQETCGCGGMAYGMRTIFPMIKLIDDVEKYAKKDYWILNYSNPAAIVSEACRKLRPKARIINICDMPIAIIDVVAAAMGIQNKKEIVYDYFGLNHFGWFTSIQYRGEDLMPKLRAYIKEKQILLPESYLKGMGALTSSASQNRHTKGSWYYVWKGEYEIMENFPEYLPNTYLNYYLQAKEFVEHSDPNHTRANEVEETREKNLFDGIDHYLKTGEVDANTFYAGSHGDWIADLSAALKNDTKARFLIITENRGAIPNMPYDAMVELPAYIGKNGPEVIARDNIPLFQQGLMMQQLNSEKLLVEGCVEGSYEKVLQAFTLNKTVPSMNVAKAILDDMIEANKGYWPELH, encoded by the coding sequence ATGGTCATTACCATTGCTGGCGGCGGTAGCACGTTTACCGCCGGTATCGTCAAATCCATCGCACTGCGCCGGGAAGAACTGGAAGTGGACGAGATCCGTCTGTTCGACATCAACAAGGAGCGGCAGGACAAGGTTGCCGTTGTGGTGGACTGGGTCCTGCACAAGGAGCTGAATACCGACATCAAGCTGGTGGTCACCACCGATGTGCAGCAGGCTTACACGGATACCTCTTTTGTGTTTGCCCAGATGCGCGTGGGCGGCTACGCCATGCGGGAGCAGGACGAAAAGATCCCCCTGCGCCACGGCTGCGTGGGACAGGAGACCTGCGGCTGCGGCGGCATGGCCTACGGAATGCGCACCATCTTCCCCATGATCAAGCTGATCGACGACGTGGAAAAGTATGCCAAGAAGGACTATTGGATCCTGAACTACTCCAACCCCGCCGCCATCGTATCCGAAGCCTGCCGCAAGCTGCGCCCGAAGGCACGGATCATCAACATCTGCGATATGCCCATCGCCATCATTGACGTGGTGGCAGCTGCCATGGGCATCCAGAACAAGAAGGAGATCGTTTACGATTACTTTGGTCTGAACCACTTCGGCTGGTTCACCTCCATCCAGTACCGCGGCGAGGATCTGATGCCCAAGCTGCGCGCCTACATCAAGGAGAAGCAGATCCTTCTGCCGGAAAGCTACCTCAAGGGCATGGGTGCGCTGACTTCCTCCGCCAGCCAGAACCGCCACACCAAGGGCAGCTGGTACTATGTGTGGAAGGGCGAGTACGAGATCATGGAAAACTTCCCGGAGTACCTGCCCAATACCTACCTGAACTACTATCTGCAGGCCAAGGAGTTCGTGGAGCATTCGGACCCGAACCACACCCGCGCCAACGAGGTGGAGGAGACCCGCGAAAAGAACCTGTTCGACGGCATCGACCACTACCTCAAGACCGGCGAGGTGGACGCCAACACCTTCTATGCCGGCAGCCACGGCGACTGGATCGCAGATCTTTCCGCTGCGCTGAAGAACGACACCAAGGCACGCTTCCTCATCATCACCGAGAACCGCGGCGCGATCCCCAATATGCCCTATGACGCAATGGTGGAACTGCCCGCCTACATCGGCAAGAACGGCCCGGAGGTCATTGCCCGGGACAACATCCCGCTGTTCCAGCAGGGTCTGATGATGCAGCAGCTCAACAGCGAAAAGCTGCTGGTGGAGGGCTGCGTGGAAGGCAGCTACGAGAAGGTGCTGCAGGCCTTTACCCTGAATAAGACTGTGCCCAGCATGAACGTTGCCAAGGCCATTCTGGACGATATGATCGAAGCCAACAAGGGCTACTGGCCGGAGCTGCACTGA